The genome window TTGAAAGGAGGGTATGGATGCGGAGTCGCAGCCAGGAGTGGTGGGATGTTGACGTGCTGCGCTTCTCTGACAATGATTTCGTCAACAACTTTCGGCTTACGAGAAACACCTTTACCTACCTCTGTGAGCGACTGCATGTGCCACTGTCGCGGGTGGAAACGCAACTTCGGCAGCCAATTTCCGTGAGTAAACGCGTTGCCATCGGGCTGTATTGGCTTGCAACAGGTGCGTGTTACCGCACAATCGCAAACCTATTTGGCATAGCCAAGTCTACGGTGTGCTCCATCGTCAGAGAGTTCTGCGAGGCAGTTCGACAGATTCTGatgccagagtacatcaaactgcCTCGGGGAGCTGAACTCCAAGAGGTTGTGGAGGGCTTTGAACACAGATGGGGCTTCCCCCAGTGTGGAGGCGCAATAGATGGGACCCACATCCCTATCCTTGCACCTGAAGACCACCATGCTGACTACTTTAACCGAAAGGGTTGGCACTCAGTCATTCTGCAGGGTGTTGTTGATCATCGATACTGGTAAGTACTCACAGTacaatgtaaatgttttattgtttttatagtTTATATAACAACTGTCGCTATGACATTCATCTCAATGTCTGACAAGTGTAGTCCAGCCATAATATGTAGTGCAACACTAccttaaataaaatatattaaaatCTTACATGATATTTAGGAATGAACTACCAACATCTTCGTCTGTGTCTTCCAACAGCTTCACCAACATAAATGTTGGATGGCCAGGGAGCGTCCACGATGCCAGAGTTCTCAGAAATTCCCACATCTATTCACTGGCAGAGAGAGGAGAGCTTTTTCCCATGGTGAGTGTGGAGCAATCTAGTAATGTGTATCCCCTAGCAGCTGTTTCACCTAAGACCTCACCACCACACCGTTGCAGTTTTTTGCATTTATTTGGCTACAAAGATGCCTACGCGTGTCGGCCTAATAGGCCTTTTCAGGGCTTATCCTGAAAAAGACATATTAGGCTGAAATGCGTAGGCATCTTTGTAGCCAAATAAAACCTGCCATCTTGAGTGCCTCGGATTTCCTTGCCTAAACCAAGTTTGAGAGTCCTACTCCCAACACTGATGAGCACCAAGGAGAAAAGGTGAACACCCTGAAGCACTCCTAAGTAAATACctatttttttgtaattaatcAGGGGTGTCTCAAAAAGTGCTGTGTAAAAAACCTGTGTGTTGTTATTGATGGCATTGCACTGAGTCCTAATGATGACTTATCTGTGTACCTCAAGACCACTGAAGACATCATGGGTGTTGAGGTGCCCATCCTGCTTCTGGGAGATCCTGCCTACCCTCTGCGAACCTGGCTCTTGAAAGGGTACTCCGACACAGGAAACCTCTCAGCACAGCAGAGGTACTTCAATTTGCGCCACAGCAGAGCCAGAATGACCGTGGAGTGTGCGTTCGGGCGGCTGAAAGGGCGGTGGAGGTGCCTTGGTAAACGGCTGGATGTGGACGTCTCCATCATCCCCACGGTCGTCAGTGCATGCTGTACACTCTACAatgtgtgtgaaatgcatggggaGGCCTACGAAGAACCCAGTGGAGCTGCTCTCAATGTTGACAGAGGGCCTGAAGGAGGGGCCTTGCCAGATGTGCAACCAGCAAGAGTGATGGAAGCACTGACAACTGTTCTATAGCCAGCTGTAGCCATATGTATCCTATTTGTCAATATAGCACGTTAAAAATGTGCAAATGCATTGATATCTGATTCCTGACTTAAAAAGATTAACAGTACGTTTCATTACGTTGTAATTATAGTTTGATTGTTATTGCGAATGTTACCCACTATTCCTGTTACCAGCTCAAAGCACACTTTTTCACAGAAGCCTTTGTCCCTCTATCCCACACACTGCCTGTACATACacacgtgcatgcacacacagtaCATACTCATGCACAccatgtaaagtgaccttgggtatttGGAGAGGCGCTTTATAAATCAAAgtttttgttgttcttgttgtattactattaatattacttttattattattgttattattgttgttgtgttTTCAGGTAGGTTGTTGCCAAAAGATGTAGCTTAAATTATAATGACAAAAAACGGCAATACTCACAGCCAATGGATGTAGATGCAGAAGAGTTGCGTGGTGCATCAGTAGCCCTACTGTTTTGTGTCTCTTCCGCGATGGAACCAGGGGAACCTGGGGACAGTGATGCCAGCCCATCCCCTGTGCATGTAATCAATAACACAATACAGTTAATGATATGCTAGTACAGTGTTTTTTAATAGAATTACTGGATGTTATTAAAATAAGCAACAAAGTTTCATTTAGGTCCACATTTTCAACCATTTCAAACCACTGCGGTAGTATTTCGAATTGCAAAACAACCAGTTAACTCGGACAGCATGTGCACCCACCTGTATCGGAGTTGGTAGGGCTATCTGCCCTAGCAGCGTGACCTGCGCTGTCGTCGGTGCCCGCCTCGGTGCAGGCTTCCTCCGCACTATCCAGCAGCAGTTCTGTAGGGTCCACGCGAGGTTTGTCGCCCAGAATGCGGTCGAGCAGGTCGTAATGTGGACATGTCACACGACGCCGGCCGCTTCTTTTGTTGGCATCCTTAGCTTCTTTATATTTAGCATGAAGGCTCTTCACCTTTCGCTGGCACTGAAGCCAGGACCTCGTGTACCCGCGCTCGGCCAGTGCTTTCGCTATTGTTTCAAAAACAGCGCGATTTCGGTATGACCCCTCCAATTTCGCCTGCATAGCTTTATCCCCCCAAATGTTAAGTAATTCAAGCACCTCACAGTCCCTCCATTGGGTGCCCTCGGAGGTTTCTGCAGCATCTCCATGGCCGCCTGCCGAGTTGTcgtccgccattgttgttgttttccaccaaagaggcgggattagccaacgcagaatagtgacgtttgtctcttgttgatgacgtgtaggttgcatgaatgcgacctgtccggtcagactgcagtcacatgtgaaaataacggatatgcatcggaattaggaccacatatccaagcggcctgggtcgcatgtgaaaaaaaaaaaatcggatctgtgtcgttcagattgtcaataacaaatcggatacaggttgcatatgggcaaaaaaaatcggatatgggtcatttcagggtgcagtctgaacgtagtctaagccCTCCCGAGTTGCTACTCAGGAATGATTACATTTTTAATGGCAAACACTCCACAGTTTCAATACCCAAGGCTTAAAGCCATTCAGACTACAATGCATGTGAACTGTACACAGACAGGTGTACATCAACAACAGGCTGACGTACCTAGAAATGGAGGCAGGGCTTTAAATAGATTCCTTAAtttgaagaaaacaaaaaaaagattgaTGAAGACCCCAGTGATAGTTCTCCTTGGAAAGGGTTGATATTAAATGAATGTTTTTGCTACTTATTCATTCACTGAAGGTGAGGTGAATATAGGTGAATAAAAGCCAAGACTTCATCTCGGTTATATTCACTGATAGTCACTGAACCTGAGGCGGATaatgtactcatctcatctcctctagctgctttatcctgttctacagggtcgcaggcaagctggagcctatcccagctgactacgggcaaaaggcggggtacaccctggacaagtcgccaggtcatcacagggctgacacagacaaccattcacactctcattcacacctacggtcaatttagagtcaccagttaacctaacctgcatgtctttggactgtgggggaaaccggagcacccggaggaaacccatgcggacacggggagaacatgcaaactccgcacagaaaggccctcgccggctacggggctcgaacctggaccttcttgctgtgagacgacggcgctaaccactacaccaccgtgccgccccaggcggATAATGGTGATTATTAAAAATAGCAATAAattaaaaatgtataataattcaaaaataatttcaaacttcaaatgcagcatgcaaatgtcatgtgcacagacttgtcacttatcgatgccaaatcacataaaatactttgttttgaactcAAGTAAAATAaagcacaattccaccttacctttgaatagttttagaccaaaccttgcatctttagtgcttttaggaacagcattttctctcagaatttgaaatttttcctcatttacagtgacaaagcgattggcagccattttgccaagtcattcaaggtgattatcgaaaaATAGCCCAAATTTCTggaccaatcagagtgcgtgattttctatagtcacctgtgtatttatactaaatgtaCTGAGTATGTTTTAGAGTGGTAGGAAGGCTTATTTTTCTTAGAACTCCTTCATTGGATTTTCTTTAGTGGAGACCATCAATGCATAGTCCTCTCACTAATTTCCAGCAGATGTTTGTGACCATAGAGTTTGGTGGGGCAGAACAAAATGAATAATGACAGTCTCAAAAAATTCAAATGATTAAATTCACAAGTCAAAAAGCTACTTGACTTATGGTACAGGCTACTATCAAGTGAATTTTTAGAGTAACTTCATAATAGGTAGTTGAGAGTCGGCAGCATACAGTCATCCAGCATACACTGTAGCTTATTTTGAGCAGTTTTAGATGTACCCTTGTTCCACTGTGTTTGATCCAGCAGCTGAGATTGCCAGGTTTCTTCAAAATTTCCATCCCAAATCTTAGAAAAGCCCTAAACATTCAGGAATTGGAGAAGGGAGACAGGCTTTTATgctgtcaagctggagcctatcccagctgactatagaggatgtgcagtcacgtgacctgcacgtgtgtactccgcccactccggcatattggacggcatcaggatagtttaccttgcgctAGCGTAATGGAttcaggcagtaatccccaagaaaattcggaaaataccccatctacatcgcgcgattacttgtctaagtttgttcagcatcttgaaggtgacgtgaggcagcgttacgtggaaaagtgttccaggttggggattgcagatctgtacaacttgccacaatccttgttcagggaaattcggagctgtggtgccggcgatttgcccgatctggcctaccatgacatttacaattttctcgttaatcgtgttacactggcaaagccctcaaagcttacaagagcctggaagcttataaatattttgttgcaggatgggtctctcaactatacctctggaagttcccgaagaagaatgtctacttgataacctcacgggtaagtggcattaagtctcatctcatctcattatctctagccgctttatccttctacagggtcgcaggcaagctggagcctatcccagctgactacgggtgaaaggcggggtacaccctggacaagtcgccaggtcatcacagggctgacacatagacacagacaaccattcacactcacattcacacctacggtcaatttagagtcaccagttaacctaacctgcatgtctttggactgtgggggaaaccggagcacccggaggaaacccacgcagacacggggagaacatgcaaactccacacagaaaggccctcgccggccctggggctcgaacccaggaccttcttgctgtgaggcgacagcactaaccactacaccaccgtgccgccctggcattaagtcgtttatcataaagagactatgcaggacattttatcttaagaatgttcgaaatttaaactcagttccagataatgacagggttgtaaatatgtacgtttttgtctgaaaaacaggaaatcagaaaactgCGCATGTTTGCGCAGCTTCTGCGAAAACGTGGGCAGCTTTctaatttactgttttcttctcatacttcctattttcatggactgtaaggcatttgcttatttagtaattttaatacagaatttactctgatgaaattattcagacactccaatgcccccccaaaGAAAAAATCGggtctgcgcgattcagctgtgaaaaaggcgcatccgccgtttgcatccctgtttaaactcctaggttaaccaactttaactggctaatgaggctcggtggtcggtcaagatttttagttttcgccatccctactatggattggcctttcaaaggcatatatgagccaaaaagataaaacatcgtcatagactaggccagggtagtagggctaggcatagccattttaaacgttagagactgtctagtttctaagtatgcagttatcattcaatccgaaaatcaacttaacagatgtactaggagtattgaattagaagattgcaccaaatgctgaacaagatataaccagtctcgaaagatctactcccacacacttgataattagaacgggttcgtctaagttctgggcaattccatgtaaatgtcaacctcaccatgcaaaaataaagcaacatgtaatacatcaaaaccactcccagagatatcacctaggcctgtattttacagatgtgaataagctgaaccaatttgtaaccaacctaatatgtcactgtcagtctttctttcttataatgtaaaccccaagctaaaatcaactttgatcatgtacaattctatattattgccacaagccacagaaatgtatgcaaaaatccacaaaacagcaaaacaatagctatcctaaatattatttaagaactttgatagttttagctgatatttagagagtttttcaaagggttatggtggttaaattgctgattttctaaacatatgccatgtctatttcagacgcgtcacatccataacggaatttcgtcacatccataacgctgacttttccttccgaaactctgcatgaaatgcaaaatattttaaacaaagatttttttaatattcaccttggacccctctatcaaacggatatctccatttcgacattaggtttacaatttcacagagtttgataaaaatgtacagtcacccaagaaaagtgatactttttctgtcacatccataacgcatcttttattggcattttctggcatgccctagatgtactatgggaattgttcttgttctatcacttctccagtatggtacagccttaaactaTGCAAcgtctgtttaaatactgggagacaataaaacatgcactgggtcatttgttgccattttgagttcaagtgtcacgtccataacgctggaattgctcttctatgtgcggccttgccgtccaaaatggcggataatgaatatcacgtgacctcgtgacgtca of Neoarius graeffei isolate fNeoGra1 chromosome 22, fNeoGra1.pri, whole genome shotgun sequence contains these proteins:
- the LOC132870325 gene encoding uncharacterized protein LOC132870325; its protein translation is MRSRSQEWWDVDVLRFSDNDFVNNFRLTRNTFTYLCERLHVPLSRVETQLRQPISVSKRVAIGLYWLATGACYRTIANLFGIAKSTVCSIVREFCEAVRQILMPEYIKLPRGAELQEVVEGFEHRWGFPQCGGAIDGTHIPILAPEDHHADYFNRKGWHSVILQGVVDHRYCFTNINVGWPGSVHDARVLRNSHIYSLAERGELFPMGCLKKCCVKNLCVVIDGIALSPNDDLSVYLKTTEDIMGVEVPILLLGDPAYPLRTWLLKGYSDTGNLSAQQRYFNLRHSRARMTVECAFGRLKGRWRCLGKRLDVDVSIIPTVVSACCTLYNVCEMHGEAYEEPSGAALNVDRGPEGGALPDVQPARVMEALTTVL